A single region of the Streptomyces vilmorinianum genome encodes:
- a CDS encoding 5-dehydro-4-deoxyglucarate dehydratase, whose protein sequence is MISAPLADRLDGLLFFPVTAFGPDGTVDLDLFRAHVRGGIEAGAAAVFACCGTGEFHALTPEEFRACVAAAVEESAGRVPVVAGAGYGTALAIRYARLAEEAGADGLLAMPPYLVVADQAGLLRHYTELAAATSLDVIVYQRDNAILTPETAVALARVEGVIGLKDGHGDLDLMQRIVSAVRAEGLGLLYFNGLPTAELTGLAYRGIGVTLYSSAVFCFAPDIALAFHRALATGDDATVERLIDGFYRPLVDLRAKGRGYAVSLVKAAVRMGGLDVGEVRPPLSEPTPEHLKELAVIIERGRALLGGDA, encoded by the coding sequence GTGATCTCAGCCCCGCTCGCCGACCGGCTCGACGGCCTGCTGTTCTTCCCCGTCACCGCCTTCGGCCCGGACGGCACCGTCGACCTCGACCTCTTCCGCGCCCATGTGCGCGGCGGCATCGAGGCGGGCGCCGCCGCGGTGTTCGCCTGCTGCGGCACCGGCGAGTTCCACGCTCTCACCCCCGAGGAGTTCCGCGCCTGCGTCGCCGCGGCCGTGGAGGAGTCGGCAGGCCGGGTCCCCGTCGTGGCCGGCGCCGGCTACGGCACGGCGCTCGCGATCCGGTACGCGAGGCTCGCCGAGGAGGCCGGCGCCGACGGACTCCTCGCCATGCCCCCGTACCTCGTCGTCGCCGACCAGGCGGGGCTGCTGCGCCACTACACCGAACTGGCCGCCGCCACCTCGCTCGACGTCATCGTCTACCAGCGCGACAACGCGATCCTCACCCCCGAGACCGCCGTCGCCCTCGCCCGCGTCGAGGGCGTCATCGGCCTCAAGGACGGCCACGGCGACCTCGACCTGATGCAGCGGATCGTCAGCGCCGTCCGCGCCGAGGGCCTCGGCCTGCTCTACTTCAACGGCCTGCCCACCGCGGAGCTCACCGGACTCGCGTACCGGGGCATCGGCGTCACCCTCTACTCCTCCGCCGTCTTCTGCTTCGCCCCCGACATCGCCCTCGCCTTCCACCGGGCCCTCGCGACCGGCGACGACGCGACCGTGGAACGGCTCATCGACGGCTTCTACCGGCCGCTCGTCGACCTGCGGGCGAAGGGACGCGGCTACGCGGTCTCCCTCGTCAAGGCAGCCGTACGGATGGGAGGCCTGGACGTCGGCGAGGTACGGCCGCCGCTGAGCGAGCCCACGCCCGAGCACCTGAAGGAGCTCGCCGTGATCATCGAGCGCGGCCGGGCGCTGCTGGGAGGCGACGCGTGA
- a CDS encoding MFS transporter, translating into MKWTAGLYLTGILVSGFGTTAMWLASGIWVKSLTGSDSLAALTVFALWAPALVGPLLGTVVDRVRRRPLMVWSNAAMAGLLPALVWVDAADRVWLLFAVLVLYGAQGTVHDAAQAALAASVLDKRLLADFNGLRMTVNESVKLIAPLAAAGLFARYGGGPVALLDAATFAVAAGVFALMRVREQKPARPATAHWLRDTAEGLRTIRASPVLRPLVLTGSFTMLLAGVNGAAIYAVVDRGLGHSPAYAGVLYAVQGAGSVVAGLAAGPLLRRIPERLLATAGLALFALAAGARAVPHDGVALAASAVIGLGLPWVLIAAMTAVQREAPETAVGRAAATAHTLLFVPNALALAAGAGLVAVLDIRALLPLLTAAGLTGAIVLAARGRTRAEVRAGA; encoded by the coding sequence ATGAAGTGGACGGCGGGTCTCTATCTCACCGGAATCCTGGTCTCGGGTTTCGGTACGACGGCGATGTGGCTGGCCTCGGGGATCTGGGTCAAGTCCCTGACCGGCTCGGACAGTCTGGCCGCACTGACCGTGTTCGCGCTGTGGGCGCCCGCGCTCGTCGGTCCGCTGCTCGGCACGGTCGTCGACCGGGTACGGCGGCGGCCGCTGATGGTGTGGTCGAACGCGGCGATGGCGGGTCTGCTGCCGGCGCTGGTGTGGGTCGACGCGGCGGACCGGGTGTGGCTGCTGTTCGCGGTGCTGGTGCTGTACGGGGCCCAGGGCACCGTCCACGACGCGGCGCAGGCCGCGCTGGCGGCGAGCGTGCTCGACAAGCGGCTCCTCGCGGACTTCAACGGGCTGCGGATGACGGTCAACGAGAGCGTGAAGCTGATCGCCCCGCTCGCCGCGGCCGGTCTCTTCGCGCGGTACGGGGGCGGGCCTGTGGCGCTCCTCGACGCGGCGACGTTCGCGGTGGCGGCGGGGGTGTTCGCGCTGATGCGGGTACGGGAGCAGAAGCCGGCGCGCCCGGCGACGGCGCACTGGCTCCGGGACACGGCGGAGGGCCTGCGCACGATCCGCGCTTCTCCGGTGCTGCGCCCGCTGGTCCTGACGGGCTCGTTCACGATGCTGCTCGCCGGGGTCAACGGTGCGGCGATCTACGCCGTGGTGGACCGCGGGCTCGGCCACTCCCCCGCGTACGCGGGGGTGCTGTACGCCGTCCAGGGCGCGGGCTCGGTCGTCGCGGGCCTGGCGGCCGGGCCTCTGCTGCGGCGGATCCCGGAGCGGCTGCTCGCCACCGCCGGCCTGGCCCTGTTCGCCCTGGCGGCGGGCGCCCGCGCGGTCCCGCACGACGGGGTGGCACTGGCGGCGAGCGCGGTGATCGGCCTGGGCCTGCCGTGGGTTCTGATCGCGGCCATGACGGCGGTCCAGCGCGAGGCACCGGAGACCGCGGTGGGCCGCGCGGCGGCGACGGCCCACACGCTCCTCTTCGTCCCGAACGCGCTCGCCCTGGCGGCGGGCGCGGGCCTGGTCGCCGTCCTCGACATCCGCGCGCTGCTGCCCCTGCTGACCGCCGCGGGCCTGACGGGCGCGATCGTTCTGGCCGCCCGCGGGCGCACACGCGCGGAGGTGCGGGCGGGCGCCTGA
- a CDS encoding NCS2 family permease — MFDTRTNPVDRYFAISERGSTFGREIRGGFATFFTMAYILVLNPIILGSAEDKFGHQLSGAQLATVTALVAAVMTVVMGVGGNLPLAIAAGLGLNAVVAFQLAPLMSWQDAMGLVVLEGILICVLVVTGLREAVMHAIPHALKQAISVGIGLFIAFIGFVDAGFVTRIPGETGSVPVQLGASGHLSGWPVLVFCLGVLLTVALMARKVRGAILISIVVMTVVAIAVNEIADVPALAWGLTVPAVPDDIVAAPDFGLVGSFSLLGAFEQIGVVTLVLLVFTLLLSDFFDTMGTVVGVSSEAGLLDEQGKVPHLGRVLLIDGAAAVAGGAASASSNTSYIESAAGVGEGARTGFASVVTGGLFALALFLTPLATVVPAQAAAPALVAVGFLLMSQVRHIDWTSYEIAIPAFLTIAVMPFTYSITNGIGAGFLAYVVIKAVIGKAREVHPLMWGTAVLFAVYFAIDPIEQLLGVK; from the coding sequence ATGTTCGACACAAGAACCAACCCGGTCGACCGCTATTTCGCGATCAGTGAGAGGGGGTCGACCTTCGGCCGGGAGATACGCGGCGGCTTCGCCACGTTCTTCACGATGGCCTACATCCTCGTGCTCAATCCGATCATCCTGGGCAGCGCGGAGGACAAGTTCGGCCACCAGCTCAGCGGGGCCCAACTGGCCACCGTCACCGCCCTGGTGGCGGCCGTCATGACCGTCGTCATGGGCGTCGGCGGCAACCTGCCGCTCGCCATCGCCGCCGGACTCGGCCTGAACGCCGTCGTCGCCTTCCAGCTCGCACCCCTCATGAGCTGGCAGGACGCGATGGGGCTCGTGGTCCTCGAAGGCATCCTGATCTGCGTCCTGGTGGTGACGGGGCTGCGCGAGGCCGTCATGCACGCCATCCCGCACGCCCTCAAGCAGGCGATCAGCGTGGGCATCGGCCTCTTCATCGCCTTCATCGGCTTCGTCGACGCCGGCTTCGTGACCCGCATCCCCGGTGAGACCGGCTCCGTGCCCGTCCAGCTCGGCGCGAGCGGCCACCTCTCCGGCTGGCCCGTCCTCGTCTTCTGCCTCGGCGTCCTGCTCACCGTCGCGCTCATGGCGCGCAAGGTGAGGGGCGCGATCCTCATCTCCATCGTCGTCATGACCGTCGTCGCGATCGCCGTCAACGAGATCGCCGACGTGCCGGCGCTCGCCTGGGGCCTGACCGTCCCGGCCGTGCCCGACGACATCGTCGCCGCCCCCGACTTCGGCCTCGTCGGCTCCTTCAGCCTTCTCGGCGCCTTCGAGCAGATCGGGGTCGTCACCCTCGTCCTGCTCGTCTTCACCCTCCTCCTCAGCGACTTCTTCGACACCATGGGCACCGTCGTCGGCGTCTCCAGCGAGGCCGGACTCCTCGACGAGCAGGGCAAGGTCCCGCACCTCGGCCGGGTCCTCCTCATCGACGGCGCCGCCGCCGTCGCGGGCGGCGCCGCCTCCGCCTCCTCCAACACCTCCTACATCGAGTCGGCGGCCGGCGTCGGCGAGGGCGCCCGCACCGGCTTCGCCTCGGTCGTCACCGGCGGCCTGTTCGCCCTGGCGCTCTTCCTCACCCCGCTGGCCACCGTGGTCCCCGCCCAGGCCGCCGCGCCCGCCCTGGTCGCCGTCGGCTTCCTGCTGATGTCCCAGGTGCGGCACATCGACTGGACCAGCTACGAGATCGCGATCCCGGCCTTCCTGACGATCGCCGTGATGCCCTTCACGTACTCGATCACCAACGGCATCGGCGCCGGCTTCCTCGCCTACGTCGTCATCAAGGCCGTCATCGGCAAGGCGCGCGAGGTGCACCCGCTGATGTGGGGGACGGCTGTCCTGTTCGCCGTCTACTTCGCGATCGACCCGATCGAGCAGCTGCTCGGCGTCAAGTAG
- a CDS encoding GNAT family N-acetyltransferase, with translation MSDLAYRVAGPADQSAVAALDDSFTTDHVYEVAAGDIGFGLRLVAVDPPLVKVFPADDDTDDEEEEGGADHEIVAVDADGTLCGFIAVDVEEWNRRLVVRQVTVAPAHRGRGIGGELMRRALAHGRERGARTAWLEVTSVNVPAVRAYRRMGFRLCGLDTTLYTGTASEGETALFMAKSLDRRLTSAPPSSSSAPPEPPARCR, from the coding sequence ATGAGTGACCTTGCATACCGTGTCGCGGGGCCCGCCGACCAATCCGCCGTCGCCGCACTCGACGACTCCTTCACCACCGACCACGTCTACGAAGTCGCCGCCGGCGACATCGGGTTCGGGCTGCGGCTCGTCGCCGTCGACCCGCCGCTCGTCAAGGTCTTCCCCGCCGACGACGACACCGACGACGAGGAGGAGGAAGGCGGCGCGGACCACGAGATCGTGGCCGTCGACGCCGACGGGACGCTCTGCGGGTTCATCGCCGTCGACGTCGAGGAGTGGAACCGGCGTCTCGTCGTCCGTCAGGTCACCGTCGCCCCCGCCCACCGCGGCCGCGGCATCGGCGGCGAGCTGATGCGCCGCGCCCTGGCCCACGGCCGCGAGCGCGGCGCCCGTACCGCCTGGCTGGAGGTCACCAGCGTCAACGTCCCCGCGGTACGGGCCTACCGGCGCATGGGCTTCCGGCTCTGCGGACTGGACACCACGCTCTACACCGGCACCGCCTCCGAGGGCGAGACCGCGCTCTTCATGGCCAAGTCCCTGGACCGCCGGCTCACCTCAGCGCCGCCTTCATCATCTTCTGCGCCACCGGAGCCGCCAGCCCGTTGCCGCTGA